GCCATCTAGCGCTCAGATCGAGCCGTAACTCATGCGTAACAATTTGGTCTAGCCAAAAGTTAAGCAACAGTCAAGACTATAGCTATTGGCCTATTTAGTGAGCATTCTGCTTTTCACTTGACAGTTATTGTACCAAGTGCAATAGACaagcaatataataataaagccGCAAATAGAAAGTACACAGAGAGAAACAAAATACGTATGCTCAAATGAACAcgaattaagtattttcaatacttaaaaattctacttgaTATAATTACGAATTACTGACTGCCAAAATTCTTTCctaaagtttttataaaatctggatataaaaccaaaaaaaaaatcttgagTCAAGTAAAACTCTAAAATTACTAGAAGTGACTACGAaagtttcaattattttaattttaattttattaacttacatctgtttcgaatttaaaatatcgtaCTTGAAATCAAGTTCAAATTGAGTACGAAACACTTGATTTTTTCCGTCTGTGTAGTGTAGTGTTGAATCTTTACCTTTaccatatgtacatacatatttacatacatatacatttgaTGTTTTCGTTGCATCTCTGGCtgcattgcaattttattggcACAAggttacaaacaaaaaaaagaaaaagaaaaaaaccgtCAACCGCCCCACTGAGCAAATGGCAAAGTTTATGCGGTCGAAATCATTGTCACatcatgtacatacatacatacatatatacataggCCTGTATGTGCGTCCCGAACTGTATGCAATTAATACGAATTTGAATTTCGAGCGAAAATTCGTTTAACAATGTTCCTTATTTACAGTTAGTCACAGTAAGCAACTTGGAGTGGGCAGCGAATGACTCAAAGTAGAATTTAACGTGCGCTCTAAATAAGGCAATCATGAAAGGAAAAGCTCAGATAAAGAGAGATGAACGCACACGTGCACAAAACGAGCGGCGAAGTGGCGAAAAACGTCATAAACCGCAAATTGAGAATGAGAGACGTGTCGACGAAGCATGCTGCGCTCAGCTGAGCGTATGACGCATTTAAAGCGCGACTTGAAAAACGCCAGCGTAGGcgtcattgtgtgtgtgtgtgtgtgaatgagaGCCGCTCTCACACATACTTTAATATGTTTTgtaaatgcataaaatcatggcacttgtgttgttgttggtgctggcGTATCTCGAGGCTGAtgctttacaaatttttgtgtgGACGCTTACTATTGTGTGGGTGGCGCTTACAAGGCTGCTGCTTtagctactgctgctgctagtTGCCCATTCACAATAGACtagtcgcagtcacagtcgttgccgcagcagctgttgcttttgtttgcgCTGCTGCgacaacaaatgttttttagaaattgcatacacacattttttatatatgtacatacaaatacatatgtacatatgtgccGACAAAAACAGGCGTAGAATTGTTGAGCTTACCGTTAGCTGTGGCCACAGCAAAGCAAGCTTTTGAAGGGCGCACAATTAGATACTACATATAAAGCATACATACTTAGCAACTgttaaaaaaacaacgaatTACAGCTAATGcggaaaaagaaaagataacGAAAAACTGACGCAACAACgaacaataaatattcatgTCTGTCTATGACAGTAACACTAGGGGTATTCctaagcaaatattaaatagttcCTTTAGGGACACAGCTTACATTATGATTTCGTGAATTTGAAAAAGGcgcaaaaacacaaaatgacaaaagaaAGAGCAGCTGTGTAAAGCTGAAACCAACATTTAAtctgaatctgtttcaggaatacccTCACTCaacaaagaagaagagcaCGCGCAGTTGACtatacatcaacaacaaattgcaagtAAATTTAAGCAGCATAAATTCGGGCGAAAATATGTACAACCGAGCAATAAATACGGCGAAAAGCGGCCaagtctttgttgttgtagcagtTGTTCAACAACGTCAACGAACAAGCCGTTTACACATGCGTGAATATGTACAAGTGAATATttgtacacatatacatatacctaatgtatgtatgtacgtttTGCTTTGGTCAAaatctaagaaaaaaaatgcggGCCTGAAATTGGCCAACAAGCGAAGCAAGAGACAGtaagagagcgagcgagagagagagagagagagagtaaaagTGGGAGAGCCGCAATGGCGAGTGGGCGACGTTGTCGACGTCGACTTCGGCATCTTCGTTGCCGGCGGCACATAAAAATGTGTTGTTTGAGTGCTTCAGCCAAAATGTTCGCCTTAAAATTATGCATATACActaatacatgcatatatctctatgtatgtatgtacatattgtgTTTTAAGTCGAAAGCGCAGCTGTGAGCgagttaaatattaatagcaacaTATTTCACAGCAGCAGATTTGATTTACGGCGaaaagcacaaaaacaaagacagtTGCGCCtgcgtgcatgtgtgtatgtgtataatacacacatatgatagtacatatgtatgtgagaTTAATCAGAGAGCGAAACTTTGAAACTGATTAACTGTTAGGCACAAATCAAATCATTCATTTTAATACATAATctcattcataaataaattaagcagTGCGTCACAAAACAagaaaccaaaagcaaaacaaaagaagagaAGAGTCAAACAAAGCAGGTGGCGAAACTAGCATTCAATTCTAATAAGAATGAAGacgaggcaacaacaaacaactagAAAAGTAGTATAGTAAAAAACCAGTAGCAGCGTCACTTTTGTTTTCGCTGGCAgcgacaaacaaaaaacagaaaatagaaattatgTAATTTGCTAGCGTgctacttaaataataataacagttaatgccaaaacaaacaaaaaaaagagtgtAATGAGCGCCCACGcacttaaatacataaatacatacatgacacagacacatacagacgtacatacatacatacataaagatAAATATTCGCAATAGAACTGCTAATTTACTACTTGGGAGGTGAGAGGGCCTctcacaaacatacatatgtctgTTTGTATGCACAGTGGCTCTCAGTTTATTTGAGCCAATAGCATTGttaaactttgttttctttttattgtaaaataataaaattaaaaatatgctttttatctgatttccatttaaaatttgttaagcgTAAGAGTAGTGGGTCAAACAAGCTGAGAGGCactgtgtgtacatatgtatgagtaaataccacacatacacatacatgtgcACTTGCATAGAAAATACACCCACAGGCATTCATTGACACTCACACCTACGAATTTACTTACCGtctgttatttgttgttgctgccgctaatgctctcctgttgttgttgttgtgcgctCACACACGCGGTgtattcgttgttgttgttgctgctgctcgttGACCCAAAGTCCGCCAAATGTTTCCATTTTCTTAATATGCAGCCATGAAGAAGGCTTTGATTGACACCAAAACACAATGCACCGTTTGATTTTAACACAAATAATCATAGGCAGTtgttattacaaaatataatgcATGTGTTTACAACTGCATATTCCTACGCATGTAaatttgtacatatgtttgtatgtaatgGGGGGTAAACAACTTTTGAAGGCGGCGTatttgagagagagagtgagatgtCGTCAACTCATTTACTTTTGCTTATTTGAAACAATTTGACACTTATTATGATTAAAGCGTGTGCGGCGTGAATGTATTGTGCTATATTGACACAAACATCAGCTTTGTGGAAATGATTGAAAACACACCAACATCAGAAAGCATACACCACCAAGCAAGCGGCAAGCGAAGcgcaacacaacacacagcaCGCACCGAGATATAAAATGTTACTGAGCGAATATCTGTTAAGTATTTCTTATAAGAGAGCTTTGATAACATAAAAGAGATGTGCTCGTGATGCAAGATGGCACAATGAAATACTCACGAGCTAAAGTAACGAGTCATTTAAAGAAAGCAGTGACACAGTGACATTTTTTTGACTTCTATAAAGTATTGCTTGGCGCAATCTTTTCTTTTGtgaactagtttttttttagaattaaattagataacTTCTTTTCCCGACggctgacgaacttcaaacctttttttaaaatgttaaacttaattttgactgatttctaaattttaatttttatcaaattttttactgagttttttgcatatgtaaatttgcattttttggcAGTGATGTGGAAACACTGTTTTGGCCTAAAGGTTGCCACAATGCAAAATTTGCCTATCTGGCAGCCTGTACTATTTTGggtcaaatgtcaaaattggtaACTTAAATAGTTTCTACCTTGTTTTTTGAGGATTTCTGAACCTCGaagatttttcaatttttcactaAAATAttcacttaaaatattttttgatgaaTGTAGGGAATGGAGccagtttattatttaacttttgttttgtgctATAACAGCCAGCTTCCGACAGTgtgcacaaaaataaatataaattaaaaaaaagggacgatattaaatacaattttagctACGCTGGCGTAATTATTCTTAATATCTACATTATTTTGGcttgaaatgaaatgtataTTTCTTGCAGATTTATTCAAGTAAGGTGCATAATTGTAATGGGAATTGTAATTTACATCATAAACTTATTGTTCTTCTCCGACAAATGCTTCGATGAGCGCTTAGCATCCAGGAACAGCGAGTGCACATCCTCAATGTCATCCTTGCTGATCTGGTTGCGTCCATTCACCTTGGACATCTGGTGAGCTGGGGTCAAGAGTTGAACCGCATAGCGGAGAGTGGAAGTTGTGCCAATCTCGCTGAGACGTGAGAAGGCCGTCTCCTCCAGCTGCAGTCCCTCGGTTTGGGCGCGCAATTTAATGATCTGCTCCATGTCCGATGTGGAATAGAGAAGTGTGCGAATGATGAGCAAGCGATCCAACAGATCCAAAGGAATGCCATGAGGTGAAACAATGTCCGTAGTGCCACTGTtcaaaatacaataaacaaattagtaaaaaggaaaaaataaagaggAAAACCACATACCGGATAACACAGCGTCCACGATTGGTGGCAAATATGACAATTGGAGCAATCGGTGACTCCAGCGATTTGTGCAGATATGTAAAGGTCTCCAGATCGAGCATGTGGATCTCATCGATGAAGAGCACGCCGGGCACCAGCTCCGCAATGCCCTGATCAATATATTTGTTGACTACCTTGTTGATCTCCATGCGCAGTTTGTCTGAGGAAAGCGGAGACAAGATTAGCAGGATAAACAgatttatgatatagtagttgGTTGTAGTAGCTTGGCCCACTCACCtgttatttcagttttcttgGGCTTCATCAACTGGCCCATCATGGAGAGCACATCTTGGCCACCCTGCGGACGGGCATTGGCCACATCCAGGTCGTGCAGGGTGACATCCTGTATAACTTCCTTCTTCTTGTGCACATCACCCTTGGGCAGCGGCACATACTCCTCCGTCTCCAGATCGAATTCGGTGGCAAAGGTGTCGCTGCGTCCCTGACGCTTGACGGCACCACTGTTTGCCTCAATGTAGATGACATCGCCCACCTCGACCTTCTCCTTTTGCAGAGCATCGAAAATGCTGGGATCCAACTTCAGTTGCTTGGTTCCCTTGGCGGTCTTGAGGCCAATGACAACATTGCTGATGGTCTTGCCATAACCACCCATGGGATTCTCTGTCTCCACTGGTGTCAGCTCCGTCACTTCGCCCTCGTAAACCTCTTTTGTCTCCCGTATGCGCAGTCCAATGGAACGTCGGAAATTCTCCATAAGTACCTCGGTTTTTTTGATCTCGTTGCTAAACACTTCGGAGCCAACCATGGGACAGAATGGCACCTTGTTGCCCAACTCCTGAGCAATGGCCAAGGCAATGGCCGTTTTGCCGGTGCCCGGTGGACCAGCCAATAGGAGAGCACGGCCAGCCATCTTCTTCGACTTGATCAGATCCACCACAATGCCAGCAGCCTCACGTGCTGCTTTCTGTCCCACAAGTCCGGCAGCATTTTGGATGGCGGCGCCGGTTTCGTCCAAGCCGAGTCCCTTCACGTGGCTGTGGGCTGCGATGCGCTGAGTGCGCACGGTGCTCTTAACTTCTTCGATTTTCAtgatttcaaatgaatttgaaAACCTTTAACTATTATCGCACGCTAGACTAAGCagaatctatttaaatattgatcaaACAAGTTTGTTGTAAATGAAGTTTGTTTGCCGCCGCACACTGTTTTTGCCTTGGCACCCGGTCGAAAGGTTGCCACCCTGTCAAAATTTTCAGATTTGGCAGCATgtacaattttaatcaaattgcaaaaaacaGTTGAAcctcaaaaatttatttttttttaatagtaccgcatcgcaatttcagctatttttcggatgctttccagccaggaACAACTATTTTTTCCCCCAAAAAGTTGGCACTAGTGCCACCACACCACatcgatatt
The genomic region above belongs to Drosophila innubila isolate TH190305 chromosome 3R unlocalized genomic scaffold, UK_Dinn_1.0 2_E_3R, whole genome shotgun sequence and contains:
- the LOC117790989 gene encoding ruvB-like helicase 1; translation: MKIEEVKSTVRTQRIAAHSHVKGLGLDETGAAIQNAAGLVGQKAAREAAGIVVDLIKSKKMAGRALLLAGPPGTGKTAIALAIAQELGNKVPFCPMVGSEVFSNEIKKTEVLMENFRRSIGLRIRETKEVYEGEVTELTPVETENPMGGYGKTISNVVIGLKTAKGTKQLKLDPSIFDALQKEKVEVGDVIYIEANSGAVKRQGRSDTFATEFDLETEEYVPLPKGDVHKKKEVIQDVTLHDLDVANARPQGGQDVLSMMGQLMKPKKTEITDKLRMEINKVVNKYIDQGIAELVPGVLFIDEIHMLDLETFTYLHKSLESPIAPIVIFATNRGRCVIRGTTDIVSPHGIPLDLLDRLLIIRTLLYSTSDMEQIIKLRAQTEGLQLEETAFSRLSEIGTTSTLRYAVQLLTPAHQMSKVNGRNQISKDDIEDVHSLFLDAKRSSKHLSEKNNKFMM